From a single Drosophila sulfurigaster albostrigata strain 15112-1811.04 chromosome 3, ASM2355843v2, whole genome shotgun sequence genomic region:
- the LOC133844816 gene encoding probable cytochrome P450 6g2 codes for MTLGMLLSLFVVLLALIYVLLRRHYSYWRRRGVPELRPCMLLGNLGGILSMRSSPADFICDLYNHPDAQDKPFVGIHVFHKPALLLRDPELIKRIMIKDFPKFSDRYSNSDYKGDPLGSQNIFFLKNPAWKEVRLKLSPFFTSNRLKNMLPLIDEVGCNLDAYLRQQPLHNERMRCFDLEAKELCALFTTDVIATVAYGVQANSFTQPNSEFRRHGRAVFQFSLKRAAEFTLVFFMPQMVPHLGFKVVPAEATKFLRNTINYVMAERERSNQTRNDLIDLLIDFKRSTQKAKADGRTDQFVFEGDILVAQAVLFFTAGFESSSSTMSFAMYELARNPEVQQRLRQEIKDALIASDGRITQQLIESLEYMHMILQEVLRMYPPLPFLDRECTLDQGYPLSPFHEFKVPKGMPIYIPAYALHMDPQYFPQPRQFKPERFSPENRKLINPYIYMPFGLGPHGCIGERFGFLQAKVGLVYMLRNHLVTTSERTQRRMKLDPKAIITQAKGGLHVRLVRDSLGV; via the exons ATGACACTCGGAATGCTGCTTTCGCTGTTTGTTGTCCTGCTGGCATTAATTTATGTCCTGTTGAGACGACACTATTCCTATTGGCGACGTCGTGGCGTGCCGGAGCTACGTCCTTGCATGCTGCTGGGGAATCTAGGCGGGATACTGAGTATGCGGAGTAGTCCGGCCGACTTCATTTGCGATCTCTATAATCATCCGGATGCGCAGGATAAGCCATTTGTGGGCATACATGTGTTCCACAAGCcggcgctgctgttgcgggATCCAGAATTGATTAAACGCATTATGATCAAGGATTTTCCAAAGTTCTCTGATCGCTACTCAAATTCCGATTATAAAGGTGATCCGCTTGGTTCACAGAACATATTCTTCCTGAAAAATCCAGCATGGAAGGAGGTGCGTCTGAAGCTGTCGCCGTTCTTCACCAGCAACCGATTGAAAAACATGCTTCCGCTGATCGATGAAGTTGGCTGCAACCTGGATGCATATCTGCGACAACAGCCGCTGCACAATGAGCGCATGCGATGCTTCGATCTGGAGGCCAAGGAGCTGTGTGCTCTGTTCACCACAGATGTGATTGCGACGGTGGCATATGGAGTGCAGGCCAATAGCTTCACACAGCCCAATAGCGAGTTTCGTCGTCATGGTCGCGCAGTTTTTCAGTTCAGCTTAAAGCGTGCCGCGGAGTTTACTTTGGTGTTCTTCATGCCACAAATGGTGCCCCATCTGGGCTTTAAGGTGGTACCAGCCGAGGCCACCAAGTTCCTGCGCAACACCATCAATTATGTAATGGCCGAAAGGGAGAGATCCAATCAAACCCGTAACGATCTGATCGACCTACTCATTGATTTTAAGAGGAGCAcacaaaaagccaaagcagaTGGCAGGACGGATCAATTTGTGTTCGAGGGCGATATCCTGGTTGCCCAAGCAGTACTCTTCTTTACCGCCGGCTTCGAGTCCTCCTCATCCACGATGTCCTTTGCTATGTACGAGTTGGCCCGCAATCCGGAAGTGCAGCAACGTTTGCGACAAGAGATAAAAGACGCCTTAATTGCAAGTGATGGACGCATCACCCAGCAGCTGATTGAGTCCTTAGAATACATGCACATGATACTGCAGGAAGTGCTGCGCATGTATCCACCATTGCCGTTCCTTGATCGCGAGTGCACCCTGGACCAAGGCTACCCACTATCGCCATTCCACGAGTTCAAAGTGCCCAAAGGCATGCCCATCTATATTCCCGCCTATGCTCTGCACATGGATCCTCAG TACTTTCCCCAGCCTCGTCAATTCAAACCGGAACGTTTCTCCCCCGAAAACCGCAAACTTATTAACCCCTACATCTACATGCCCTTTGGCTTGGGGCCTCATGGCTGTATTGGTGAGCGTTTTGGCTTTCTGCAGGCTAAGGTGGGTCTAGTCTACATGCTGCGCAATCATCTGGTGACCACATCAGAGCGCACTCAGCGACGCATGAAACTCGATCCCAAAGCTATCATTACTCAGGCTAAAGGCGGCTTACATGTACGACTTGTACGTGATTCCCTAGGAGTCTAG
- the LOC133844817 gene encoding probable methyltransferase-like protein 25, whose translation MESRVVGEGEVKSALERLLSYLEPHWDFVNCHMVNYLTDNHWTHFVPEDLRLEACTAKEINQIIEQQFWHSERDNLQFPAFANFLAACKRFRLEGCENAVLTSVEQLEQELSVAMETQLSIKEFMSAKKCHEVEQTAALVDKLVQSVSQPAQKASCCIVDAGDGKGYLSSRLALQYGHRVLGIDSNESNTENALTRNRKLQRAWNGLTERAELQSQGIIPPRRGKKAAQRETNSVSHSSMENYKTTAQFITTDINLDDLVTQHFDQHSNGICLTGLHTCGNLATTCLQVFHAQNSCRILCNIGCCYHLLRERYSHQEFFGNKVVMEQQTEYGFPLSRYLQQKQLRLGRNARMLAAQSIERTLAAKELPNITLYYRALLELLVCRHAPQLKNELQVGKVRKFGSFSEYVQKCAKKLNAPWLAAVEEAELQALLKAHEQDRQYLELFYLIRMSFAPILESVILLDRLLYLKELGYEHSYLIDLFDAVISPRHYAIVAIKQ comes from the exons ATGGAAAGCCGTGTTGTGGGCGAGGGGGAGGTGAAGAGTGCTCTTGAAAGATTGTTGAGCTATCTGGAGCCGCATTGGGATTTTGTCAATTGCCACATGGTCAACTACTTAACTGACAACCACTGGACGCACTTTGTGCCTGAAGACCTCAGATTGGAGGCTTGCACTGCCAaagaaataaaccaaattataGAACAACAATTTTGGCATTCTGAACGcgacaatttgcaatttccaGCTTTTGCGAACTTCCTTGCGGCGTGCAAGCGTTTCCGCTTGGAAGGCTGTGAAAATGCAGTGCTGACCAGCGTAGAACAATTGGAACAAGAGTTGTCGGTAGCCATGGAGACACAACTGAGTATTAAGGAATTTATGAGCGCCAAGAAGTGTCATGAG GTGGAGCAGACTGCGGCGCTGGTGGATAAACTAGTTCAGAGCGTGTCGCAGCCAGCGCAGAAAGCGAGTTGTTGCATTGTAGACGCTGGTGATGGCAAGGGTTACCTCTCGTCTAGATTGGCGCTGCAATATGGACATCGAGTGCTTGGTATTGATTCAAACGAGTCAAATACTGAAAATGCTTTGACACGCAATCGCAAGTTGCAG CGCGCTTGGAATGGACTAACTGAACGTGCAGAGCTACAGAGCCAAGGCATAATACCACCACGTCGAGGCAAAAAAGCGGCTCAACGTGAAACTAATTCAGTTTCACATTCCTCAATGGAAAATTACAAAACCACAGCTCAGTTCATAACCACAGACATAAACTTGGATGATTTAGTGACTCAACATTTCGACCAGCACTCCAATGGAATATGTTTAACAGGCCTTCACACTTGCGGAAATCTGGCAACAACCTGCTTGCAAGTATTTCATGCTCAGAACTCTTGTCGTATATTGTGTAATATTGGCTGCTGCTATCATTTGTTGCGGGAACGCTACTCACACCAGGAGTTCTTTGGCAACAAAGTAGTAATGGAGCAGCAAACGGAATATGGCTTTCCACTAAGTCGCTATCTTCAGCAGAAACAATTACGGTTGGGTCGCAATGCACGGATGCTTGCTGCTCAATCAATTGAACGTACACTTGCTGCCAAGGaattaccaaatataaccCTCTATTATCGCGCACTACTTGAATTACTAGTATGTCGTCATGCACCGCAATTGAAGAACGAATTGCAGGTGGGTAAGGTGCGAAAATTCGGCTCATTCTCCGAATATGTGCAAAAGTGCGCCAAGAAGCTCAATGCACCTTGGTTGGCAGCTGTGGAGGAAGCGGAATTGCAAGCATTGCTGAAGGCACATGAACAAGATCGTCAATATCTGGAGCTGTTCTATCTGATTCGGATGTCTTTTGCTCCGATTCTGGAGAGTGTTATACTTTTGGATCGACTTTTGTATCTAAAGGAGCTAGGCTACGAGCACAGctatttgattgatttgtttgATGCAGTTATATCACCTCGACACTATGCTATTGTTGCTATCAAGCAATAA
- the LOC133844819 gene encoding small nuclear ribonucleoprotein F → MSAGMPINPKPFLNGLTGKPVLVKLKWGQEYKGFLVSVDGYMNMQLANTEEVIEGSVTGNLGEVLIRCNNVLYIKGMEDDDEEGEMRD, encoded by the coding sequence aTGTCGGCTGGCATGCCAATAAATCCAAAACCCTTCCTAAATGGACTCACTGGCAAACCGGTGCTCGTGAAACTAAAGTGGGGACAAGAATATAAGGGCTTCCTGGTGTCAGTGGATGGATACATGAACATGCAGCTGGCGAACACGGAAGAAGTGATCGAAGGATCGGTGACTGGAAATCTGGGTGAAGTACTGATACGCTGCAACAATGTGCTTTATATCAAAGGCATGGAGGATGACGACGAAGAGGGCGAGATGCGCgactaa
- the LOC133844820 gene encoding protein LTO1 homolog: SGNTINTCGGVRYTLKLWSHCRHIAAISMASDNINDLFDDILLIEETHARLGYEEGIRDGSTQGNQEGYQLGYAQGVQLGEELGGIYGQVVAQQQLEHTEKVQRTLQQLRTLIDQFPRNNDPEADIIGSVELIRNTHRRLTALLGTKKGRSTQELPTGAERKDLSF; encoded by the coding sequence agtGGCAACACAATAAACACTTGTGGAGGTGTGCGGTATACTTTGAAGTTGTGGTCACACTGTCGGCACATTGCAGCAATCTCCATGGCATCGGACAATATAAACGATCTTTTTGATGATATCTTACTGATTGAGGAGACACACGCACGTTTAGGCTACGAGGAGGGTATCAGAGACGGCTCTACTCAGGGCAATCAGGAGGGCTACCAGCTGGGCTATGCCCAGGGCGTGCAACTAGGCGAGGAATTGGGTGGCATTTACGGACAAGTGGTGGCTCAACAGCAACTGGAGCATACAGAGAAGGTGCAGCGTACGCTGCAGCAATTACGTACGCTAATCGATCAGTTTCCCCGCAACAACGATCCCGAGGCAGACATCATTGGCTCGGTGGAGCTCATACGCAACACGCATCGACGGCTTACAGCGTTGCTTGGCACAAAGAAAGGCCGCAGTACTCAGGAGCTGCCAACGGGGGCTGAGCGCAAGGATCTCAGTTTTTAG
- the LOC133844814 gene encoding WASH complex subunit 1, with product MDSSDTYLHSAYRVSIIPTDLHHEETIIRAAQSLDCLNKTINSIFGRIDARLERNGAKVQHINERVMRAQAKINALVGSKKSIKIFAPARFPASAVLGNIPATFPPVAQDLMDSPSSSATTTPNQPQPRRLQGHTNDPDAEQEASGTLDSVSFHVRGEDQLVMPLLAERQLTNRTAGLGSLPAAVKSMPALMRFNSNEFAYTGGRSGQQDLNAWKRALPPQSHKRAIHKPPRSAETELLAPAPHSLAHGTTKLATPAGDLRYTPAALAAPAIDVPLDLPDLPGIANDLQYEPVAEQTPIAPSHQFADVPDDLPDLLGLEEPMFNAEKTTDFTVQALATQTNMPRKVAQLQPPRASVEAQDPPPPPPPPPPPPPPPPPATLKLPNDNVIKPLSPSIETPLNIPESRAPPAPDPRSELMAAIRNAGGAHGGRLRSPAAAPVNVDAVDAHSTNDAARSRAGGQLSGGDLMADLHNKLMLRRKGISGSQNPAEQSGNPLMRHLSRLIEAPVKKKGKGSVSSDEGNSEEDDAWE from the coding sequence ATGGATAGCAGCGACACTTACCTGCACAGCGCCTACCGAGTCTCGATAATTCCAACTGATCTACATCACGAAGAAACAATAATCAGAGCAGCACAGTCGCTCGACTGtctaaacaaaacaatcaaCTCAATTTTTGGCCGCATCGATGCTCGTTTGGAAAGAAATGGTGCCAAGGTTCAGCATATAAATGAGCGTGTCATGCGTGCGCAGGCGAAAATAAACGCGCTCGTTGGTTCGaagaaatcaatcaaaatcTTTGCACCAGCTCGATTTCCCGCCAGCGCAGTTTTAGGCAACATCCCAGCCACATTTCCGCCAGTTGCCCAAGACCTAATGGATTCCCCAAGTTCGTCAGCGACAACGACACCTAATCAACCACAGCCACGGCGACTGCAGGGACATACCAACGATCCTGATGCTGAACAAGAGGCATCGGGAACTCTTGATTCCGTCAGCTTCCATGTGCGTGGCGAGGATCAGCTTGTGATGCCGCTGCTTGCCGAGCGTCAACTCACGAATCGCACAGCCGGCTTGGGCTCTTTACCAGCGGCGGTAAAGTCAATGCCCGCGCTAATGCGCTTCAATTCCAACGAATTTGCTTATACTGGCGGTAGAAGTGGCCAGCAAGATCTCAATGCCTGGAAGCGCGCTTTGCCTCCTCAAAGCCACAAGCGAGCTATCCATAAACCGCCCAGATCTGCAGAGACAGAACTGTTGGCGCCAGCCCCACATTCGCTTGCCCATGGCACCACCAAGCTTGCGACACCTGCTGGTGATTTGCGCTACACACCGGCTGCTTTGGCAGCACCTGCCATCGATGTGCCGCTTGATTTGCCTGATTTGCCGGGCATTGCTAATGACCTGCAATACGAGCCGGTGGCAGAGCAAACGCCAATTGCGCCCTCTCATCAATTTGCTGACGTGCCAGACGACTTGCCTGATTTACTTGGACTAGAGGAGCCCATGTTCAATGCGGAGAAGACGACGGACTTTACCGTGCAAGCACTGGCGACTCAGACGAATATGCCTAGAAAAGTGGCGCAGCTGCAGCCGCCAAGAGCATCGGTAGAAGCTCAagatcctcctcctccacctccgccgccaccaccaccgcctCCTCCGCCACCGCCTGCAACATTAAAATTGCCTAACGACAATGTGATAAAACCGTTATCACCATCAATTGAGACACCACTTAACATACCCGAATCTCGTGCTCCGCCTGCTCCGGATCCACGTTCCGAACTTATGGCTGCCATACGTAATGCTGGCGGTGCTCATGGTGGTCGCTTACGTTCACCAGCAGCGGCGCCCGTCAATGTTGATGCAGTGGATGCCCACAGCACAAATGATGCAGCACGATCTCGGGCAGGCGGACAGTTGTCTGGTGGGGATCTTATGGCAGATCTGCATAATAAGCTCATGCTTCGGCGCAAAGGGATCTCCGGAAGTCAGAATCCTGCGGAACAGTCGGGCAATCCATTGATGCGTCATTTGTCCAGGTTGATTGAGGCGCCTGTGAAGAAGAAGGGCAAGGGTTCGGTGTCTAGCGATGAGGGTAATTCAGAGGAGGACGATGCTTGGGAATAG